The sequence ACCGTCTCTCTGTTTATGTGCAtatgatgcaaacaaaaaacgtccaatcacaagctcACGTCTACCAAGTCGGGTCCATTCCAGTCGGCTGAGGGTGAACAGCAGTGAGGGATGCGTGTTGTTAAACATTTGATGAGCCTTCCTTTTCCACAGGACTGCAAACAACACCAGAgtaaaataacatgaaaaacatttattaaccACATAGAACAAACAGTCTAAAAGACCCAAAAGTTGTTAAAGCCTTTATGTCAAAGACATtgggtttttgtagtttataataaaAAGTGCCAGTTGGAAAAATTAAGCTTCTCTATTACAAAGCACGTCTTAGTATTTATAGTCTTAAATGCCAAACGAATGATAAATATCTAGGTTGCGTCCGCTTAGGTAAAAGAATTGGACTGTATGGCATCGCCACAAAGCCAGTTGAATCTTTTATGCATCGCCTCGTGGAGCATGAATGGAGATGCTTGTTGAAGGATGAGAGACACACAACCCTGGTTTACGTGGAtggatttaaaaagagaaatggaTTCCACACCATGGAATACTGTCATGTTTACATTCAATAACAATCGTAGAAAAAGAATGACAGCGCACCATAAAGTCACAATGATAGAAAATGTCACCTTTGAACTGGTTTCCTGCATTTCCGTTTTTAGTCAATTTGATACGACTGGAGGATCGTATTTGATACAaagagtattttattttgaaattcgtTTATATTCATTGCTGCCAGAAGTAGACAAAATCCacttaaaatttattgaaaaatataacAATGTTTAAAGTCAATTACTCTACACAGTTAAGttacattttataaacaaatagctTAATGGCCAAAAAAGCATAAAGTACTTTTCTCCTTCAGAACCCAGCGCTCCCTGGGTTCTGGTTAGTAAGAAAATGGCCTAAAtggctctttttgcattaaagtTTGCAGATTCCTGCTTTATATGAAGTTCATAAAATATCATAATGtagaataaataaactaaattaataTAGAATGTCAGACATTTTTCAAGGttcaaatgaagcaaaaatgagaGGCAATACTCTTTCCAGAATCagtgaaatattacaaaaaagataTATTTAGTATTTCCATTATGTCTCATAAAAATTTGGAAAACCCTGTAAgagaaaaatatgtatatattttttaatttagaggTATACAAGTATTTCATTTGTCTgtagtaaacaaaataaaataaaataaaaaatgttgaagaaaTGATCGATTTCTTCTAACATTCCTGCATTAATAATAACAGCTTCAAAGActgaaaaacattatttattatcAGCTGGTGTTTTGCTACATGACAGTGATTTTCGTATCTATGGCATTcatctaaaaaaggaaaaacatagaAACTGCCCACAGAAACAATCTTTTTCTGCATTAACGGCGTCATAACACAACCTCACAGTAAAcaacaaagcaggaaaaaagatTGTAAAGTGTCTTCTTGACTCAGAACACATCCCAATGTCTGATCATGTTCTAAATAACTGCTGGGATTTTTTATAAGAACAGCCTTTAGTGAATGTAGTCTGGGCCAGCATGTTAAATGTTGCTTCACAAAATTGGTGCAAGAAACCAAACTAACCTTTTTGACGGACTTTTACCTCTTTGTTTGGCTAGAAACTGACTTTttagaagagagaaaaaaaatgcctttgtTCAGGTAAGCATtttgaaatagataaaaaactaaagtgtactttcatttgtaaaaaaaaaatgtattcttactgttaaaaaaaaggaaatgcttcttttgtcaaccttttttacttctacgtGTTCCATTTTGGTGTGAAGCAGTTACTCTATatgaccactagatggcagaaAAGGTGTTGCATCGCAGCAGACAGAAAGTTAGCAGGGGTTTAGCTCAAACACAACAGGAACAATAAATagaggagtgtgtgtgtgtttgtgtgtgggtggtgtgtgtgtgtgtgtggggggggggggtgttagtgACTCAGTGCATGTGAGTGTAAACATAATCCAAGTGGACGCGGTGCTGCTCGGTAAGGAGTCCCGTTTGGGAGTCAGTCTCATTTCTCTCTGAGGAGGTGCAGCACAACAGCCTTCAGGTAGTGTCCGAAGGCGCAGACGGCAGCCAGCAGCCAGTGGGAGTGGAAGCTGGGGTCCGTGTTCACCACACATTTGGTCATGTCCACCTGAGAGGGAACGATCAGGACGGATGAGTCATCGTGTTTATTTTACACTTCTCTTCAAGAATGGTTGCAGACAATTTAAGAGCTCACTGAACAATTTAAAAGACggaaataaaatggattaaggTCCGGTCTCTGTCTGAATGAATGATCAGTcttcacttaacccttgtgctatcttagatgacccctcccttactttgacgtgttctccctaccatgacaaaggtggataaaggtggaaacacCTCTTAATGAAGAATAGTTGTTTCTCCACTTTGCCTTTGGTTCACAGTCAGAGAGGACAGAAATCAAGATGAGAATAACTATCCAACATCCCAGAATgagttaaaaacaaagattgaaTACACCTGAGGTCAGGTGAGGGTTTTTTATGGGGGAAAAGAGCAGCAACCAGAGGaggcaacaaaagaaaaagaaatcaaaataaatgaccttttttttaaaatataaaaaatggacTAAATAAAAGCAATTGTTTAAACAAAGCATTTCATCTTCAGAGATCTGCATCTCAGACTCTGCCTCAGGAAGCACATTTGTTGCTATTTGTTGTCTTATTGTACTATGTAAAGATTGGGACGGGTAAATGCGTGTTAAAgccccactcccatcatcttttgatctattttctaagCGTTCCCAGTCGTCTAATAATgaggattatgcagtttttatccaaaatcaaaGAACCTGTGTTGTTTCACTTTTGCATCAGTGATGTCAGGATAGAAGTGCACAGAGGCAGCACAGAAGTTCTGGagggatgatgaggatgatgaggatgatttGGGTTTGTTGGACATTTAGCTGTTTCTTCCACATCCGTCTGACAGACTAAACATTGAAGGAAAACCATCCCTTCAATGAGCTGCTGCTGGATTATCCGCTTCCTTTTCCACAATCATTCTGCCTTTAGTCTTGCCACATGATGTTACTCTCCAGATCTGAAGACCTGGAAGGAGCAAGTCATCTGTCATTGTGTATTTATAGGAAGCCCTAAACTCCATGAAggatgtttactttttcatgttGCTGCAGGCTCTAATTTATTacaatagggctgcacgatatgaggaaaactcgcgatttgTGATCAACAGTGCGATGAAGATATAACttccgatacatgaacaaatcccaagatcatttccattttactgcaacagtttaatttaaataagagtcaacataacttaaattatgctccaaatgaccctcgtccaCACAGGaggtgaacatctaacataaaaaggctccatctgattggtcaaatgcataaatggatttatttgatacgttaaatacttcaagctgccataagattgttttagcacagtATTGTAatttttgccatgttttgcgaattgcatattgcacagctggatattgcgataatgataaattaGCCATAGATTGTGGAGGCCTAGTATTAGAGGAGTTTCTGGTGACAGTTATGTTTTCTCTGACTTCTGCTGCACTGCTTTAACTCTGCGTGCTCAGAGGTTGAAGCTGCATGGATGCTTTgtttaagccccccccccccccctcgtcttttgatgtattttgaaCGCGTTCCCAGTCGTCTCTTCTTATTTATGAATAcgctgcttttagccaaaattcttAAAACCCgcgttgttttctaggacatagtttctgcagagcagcaggggttcattagaaattcacctctgagttgtggtgcggagcaaccccttccccccttcccctccccgttgcagGGAGctgagagcaggaagcttgtggcccgcccacccagcatatttttgacgtcacaaatacgctcttttccAAACGTCATTTTTCAGTTTGCTCCTTGCTCACACtggtttacaatttaaaaaaaacgcagaaatgccattttaatgcTAAttaacatgtcctccatcatcagagaaatgccacaagaacacgccAATGATAACTGCAACTcaccccctccctgcttgtcctcgGCTTCCCAACCCCCTCCCTACCTCCTCTGTGAGCTGCCCGAAAGATGTGCCTGGCTCACGGAGCTGCACCTGATGGACAGACTCATGGGGGGCCCCCCACTCCCATCCACCACCGTTTCTCCCCTGAGCCTCATGTACTGTGTCTTTGTCTGAATACGTGCTATTTGTGTTTAAAcggtgtagtttttttcttgtatcaacACATTGTACGCAGTGTAGGGAtacgacttttttttgtcaccaaacccAACCCCCGGCCCTCTTTGTGGTCCATCTGCATGCTATACAAAGGTGCGCCGGCGCAGGTCATCTAAGGCGCTCGGCTGCATTGACCTCAGTAACCTctcgagatgtgtgtgtgtatccttagttgctgtttgtctgaccttcttcatcgagatgtactggaactgagtttctccttgttgggattaaataaagttttcatttcatttcatttcaacaaACATTATTACATTCATTGGAGTGGATGTTCAAGTGTCACGAtcagatcaacaatcggcataacccacctatctccatcggaaataaattttgatccgaacgagtctgatcgcatgaggttccatttgtgccaaaaatatgtttttgtgtccgctgtctatgtctttggtccaaaACGAGTTCATTAGACAGTGGACTCAAAATGGAACCTCCtatgatcggggcagagtattccgaacggcatGTCTACATAACGCATTCTTCactccgattacttttgtccctGTAAGCACAGCTAGTGCATCATCTCCTCCACAGCTTCTTATGCGTGCTTTGCTGTCTGTTGCAGACGTGGGCCCTCAGAGCAGAAACGTCTGAGTTTGGCCCCCGACACAGAGCCGCTGCTCCCTCGTTTGTCCTTGTGAGGTCGGTTCTAAAATTCAGAGCTCTTCATTTCCTCACACGTCAGTTCCCTACAGGCGCATTTCCATCTCTCTGTCGCCTCACCTGCTGTTCTACTTTGAGTCTACAGAACTTTATCCGACTGCTTTTTCCACTCACGGGTCTCCACAGAGTCTGACCCAGGGCTCTGCAACCTGAGGGATGGGGCCACAAGCGGCTCTTGGCCCCTCCATTGTGTCTCTCTGGTTAAAGACAAtgtaatgtttttcatttaaaaaacgtaATGTACCGGTAGCTTTTTGGACTTTTAAAAGTTGCatcaagggaaaaaaacagtcaataaGTCAAACTTGAAGCATTGAGTAGtatgtacatatgtatatatactgtACATAAATATGTACACAAATGAAAGgactatttttaaatgaatctgaTTGGCTCTTTAATTGTTGAAGGTTGTAGACCCCTGGTCTAATTTGTCCACATTCCTGACAAATTAGTCTGCATTTAAGGAAAAACTCGTGTTTCTGGTTTTGGAAAGAAGAATGAGTCTATGAGGTTATCTCTGGATGGTTATCTCTGCAAAAAGACTTCCTTTGGGTTCACAGTTTGATTCAGTTTATGATTTGATTCCTTTTATTGGATGGTCATCCAGCTGATGACCATCATTTGAGCCTGTGCATTTTGGATGCAGAGCCCTTGGATGAGCAGAACTTGGAGATTGTCTCCTCCATTCTGAGTGAAGCACATTTGGCTGAATTCCTCTGTTGTTTGTTGAAGTGACTCATCAGTTTGGTGGATTTGTATTATATTACTATAAATATGGAAACAGCacttgtaaaataaatgtgcGCCCTTATTTTGGTAAACTTTGAGCTTTGttcttgctgtgtttttttttcttccagcgATTGTTTTTGTTACTTCAATAGCTAGAATCCACGACTTTCTAGTTTTTTGTCTTAACTATTGATTTCAATCTAAAAAATGGAAGATTTAATTATAGCATCAAACTTCCTCAGAAAAGCTGGGTTTATTTTTGATGTGGAGAAACATGAGAACCGCTTACCCAGCCTCCTCTCTTTTTCAACCACACGGTCAGACTCTTGCGGGCAAACTCCCCCATGCAGTCCACAATGGTGTGGACCATTGCCGGGTGACCGTGGCGGACGCAGTCCACAGCCAGAGCCCCTGCCACCGCATACAAGGAAACCACCTTCCCCCACGTGATACCTGAGGGGAGACATGCGAGATCATCACATGGACACCTCGGCAGTGGTGAGAGGGAAGGGGGAAGCTCTTCTGTCTGCCAGAATGAAGAAACCCCAAACGCCCAGGCAGCTGATGCAAATGAGGGACCAACCGTCTGCAGGTAAAGCTGAAGACCGTGTCAGAAAACTGTTCCCCGCCTCTGAGTTTAGGGTCATTTGATCTCACTAAAGAAGATCGGGTTTCCCTCTAACAAGTAGATTTGCTCAGCAATCATCTCGACTGCCTACATTGTTCTCTGCTTCTGCAGAGTAAAGGAGAACACCCGATCATGACGAAGGACCCCCAACTGAAGGATTTGAGGTCAGGTCAGGTCGGAACCATTTTCATCTAAAGCCAAATGCAACCATTtcaatgacagaaaaaatgtcCTGTTTGGAATAAAAGCCTTCAGTGCATCATCAGACGTGTTTTTCATGGATCTGCAGTCAAGATAATCAGATCCATGTGTCCATAAATAAGCGTATCCTTACGTTCCACAGAAACCCCTGCTTTGGTGGAAACCCAACAGATTCCTCCGATAAAAAGCTTCTGCTCcagttttctgtcatttcttgGAGTGGATTCTGCAGCAGGTCTGCAGAATCCTCACATGGCTGCTAGCAGACACTTATGAGGGATTTGTACacttcagcttttatttctgGACTTTCAAACAAACTCGGGTTTGTCCCAGAAAGAGCAACTTGCTCCTCAAAACCTAAAACTGAAGACAATTATGACACATTTAGTCCTATGTGGATCTTGATGAATAAACAACTTCAACAATGCTCCTCTCTGAGGAGAAATCTGCAGAAGatcacaatttcttttttagttcATGTTAGGACGTTTGTGGCAGTGATTCTGTTTTTCACTAATTCTTCCTAAATGTTTCCAGGCTAAACGCTCCTGGTTTGGTTTGATTCTGAGGTCTTTGTCTTTCTAATGGtttcataaacagttttttttttgatggaaagcagaagctgcagaaacaaagagGAGCAGAGCTGGTAGAGGGCTTCAGTAAACATGCCGTCATTCATGGGAAAACAAAGAGGCGCTCTTCTGTTGAACTTCATCCATGTGCCTCACGTCTCTGAACTTTCAAAGCAGAGCTCTCTGCCAGGAGTCAGACTGAAGCTGCCGTTTATCAGCAAGAACGTCGCCTGTGACCACTGTCAGACTGTGGTCACAATCTGCAGACGCTCAGGACTTCCTCTTCACGCCTGTCGTCTCTCAACCCACTGATCCGTTTGCTCCTGAACTAGTTTGGCGTTCTCTGCCGCATTCAGGGGGATCCATCTTCACCAGAAACCCACAACGTCAGATTTCAGGTGGTAAATTTCCCCATCTCTGTCTTACAATTGCTCAACTCGGAAAGAACGCAGGGACAGGACTAACCTGCTTTTGTCCCGTTTGGTGTTTTATCATCTCCCTGCAGCAGATTCCCTGAAGAGGAAACTGGCTCAAATTCACGGCGGAGCTCTTTTGGGGGAGGTCCAAACCGCCACTAATAATCACTCAGGCTGGAGACAGGTTAACCTAATATGGACCGAGTTCTTTCCCCCCACAGTCCCCCTGCTGGGATCATTTACAGCACCAAAATGAGGCTAATGAGGTCCGCCCACGAGGGAGGCATTTACATGAAAGAAGAGGCAGAAGTTGTGCAACAATTAAATGAATAAGcacaacagcaaaaataaaacatgttcccCAACATTTCAATAACTTTTTAAGTTCCTCATTCTCAGTGAGATGCAGAGGAACTTccaaaaaaggtcaaacttCCTCCAATTCAGGTTTGTCGGCTGAGGGTTTGCAGGAGGAGGACCGGACCTACCAGTGGAGAAGATGTCTGCGGCCACAGCCAGGAAGGCGTCCGACACGATGCTCTCTGACGCCACGGTGATGTTCAGCTGGCGAGCGACGTTCCTGTACACATTGGGCCGAAGGTACTCCAGCTCCTCGCCTGAGAAAACATGAAGCAGTTCCTTCACGGCCCGTCAGGACCTTCAGATCCCCCTCAGAACAAACGCAGAACGTGTGTGAAACGGACTCCATGCATGCAGATGTTTGCCTCCAGATGGGAGAGTCGtcaaacttttattacaactctGTGAACACCTTAAGGTGGCCTTAAATGATTAGaaaacagtggctgggataggctccagcaaccccgtgaccccaaaaagggTTAAACAGGTTCAGGAAATGGACGGATGGATTATCTAGTCTCCTTTCTATTCAGGTTAACTTCTCACACTGACTTTTACAAAACTCAAGACCGGGAGACGTATTTTCAATAGATTTTAAccctttcaaaatgaaaaagtatttgaatATTAATCCTGAAAATGTTACATAGTGATGTGACAAAGCAGTGCAGAGTCaatctaacctttttttttcttccccagattatataaaaaagagaattttaGTTCATCTTTGGCTCAGCTTTCATGCATATCTGCATCTAAACGAGACAGACAGACCAACATCCTCATCTGAAGTCAAGCAGTATTCTTctctgggagaaaaaaaagaccttcagACTTTAATACCAAACTTGGTTCTGTTTGCTTTTGGATTTTTCCACAGAATTTCCTTCTCCTCACCTCATGTGAAGGTGAGCTGGAGACACAAGTTCAGACTGAGACAAGTCTCAGT comes from Oryzias latipes chromosome 4, ASM223467v1 and encodes:
- the LOC101173213 gene encoding bcl-2-related ovarian killer protein homolog A; translation: MEMLRRSSVFAAEVFDRSPTDKELVSQAKALCREYIHSRLNRAGIGWSKPEHAQAGAGGALGEVSSVLLWLGEELEYLRPNVYRNVARQLNITVASESIVSDAFLAVAADIFSTGITWGKVVSLYAVAGALAVDCVRHGHPAMVHTIVDCMGEFARKSLTVWLKKRGGWVDMTKCVVNTDPSFHSHWLLAAVCAFGHYLKAVVLHLLREK